The DNA region AATCAGAATCAATAAAAGACGATTTACATATAAATTATGAATACTCTTTGCTGCAGAGCAAGAAAGGAACAAGTATGAAAAGAGTTATTACTTACGGTACATATGATTTACTCCATTATGGACATATCAATCTGTTAAGGAGAGCAAAAGCATTAGGTGATTATCTTATAGTAGTTCTTTCTTCCGATGAATTTAACTGGAATGAAAAACATAAGAAAACATATTTTACTTATGAGCAGAGAAAACAGCTTCTCGAATCTATTCGTTATGTAGATTTGGTTATTCCGGAGAATAACTGGCAGCAGAAGAGAAGTGACGTTCATGAATATCATGTTGATACATTTGTAATGGGCGATGACTGGAAAGGAAAATTTGATTTTCTGAAAGAAGAAGGTGTAGAAGTCGTTTATCTTCCACGTACTCCTGAAATCAGTAGCAGCCAGATGAAGAGAGATCTTCACGATACTGATGAAGTAACTGAGGAAAGTAAAACTTCTCATGATGATTTGAATACTGATCCAGGAAAATAAAGTTTATTTCTATACATAATTTGGAGTAAAAGAATAAAGAAATAAAAAAAGCGACCGTAAGGATTTTTATTTCCTTACAGTCGCCCGTTAGCATATTCAGTTCAATTATCCGAATCAGTGAGAAGTCAG from Ruminococcus sp. HUN007 includes:
- the tagD gene encoding glycerol-3-phosphate cytidylyltransferase, yielding MKRVITYGTYDLLHYGHINLLRRAKALGDYLIVVLSSDEFNWNEKHKKTYFTYEQRKQLLESIRYVDLVIPENNWQQKRSDVHEYHVDTFVMGDDWKGKFDFLKEEGVEVVYLPRTPEISSSQMKRDLHDTDEVTEESKTSHDDLNTDPGK